TTTCCACTCCTTGCAGCGTTTGTGGCTAGCGATGTGACGCTCAGAGGAAAGGATACTCTCTTCATATATCGAAAAACACCTAACGGTGTCGGAAGATTTGTTAAGGCGAGGTTGGTACAAGGTTGGCTAATCGTAGTTCCGATCGCTGCTGTGACTACAGCTGTCTCAACAATCTTAATTCCCCAAACCACCTCTATTTCTTTATTGGTTAACACCGGATTAATGATGCTATTCGTTGCAGCGAACGTGGTTTTCGCTATTGGTCTATTCCTCTTAAATCCAGTCTTCTCGGACAAGTCAGGAACTTTTGTATTTAATATCTTCATAACCCCTAATATTTGGCTCGTACTTTTCATAGTTTCTCTTATTATTTTTGACCTCGGACTATTGGATTCGCTATCTTATTTCATGATACCTATAAGTTGGATACTAGGAATTATATTCCTTTATCTTGGAAAAAGGAATATGAGTAGAATCGAATAACGAGAAATCATCAATGAACCTATCTAGGATTCCTAATCCACTTATCGTTATGATGGTTACAATAATATATCAGTTAAAAGATTGTTAATGAGTCTAGGGTATGTTCCATGTTTTTCTTTAGGAATTGTCTAGGACCATATCTTAGGACCCTATGTAGTATAGTATTTGTATATATAGAGAGAGTAAGGATTTGACAACGAAAAAACAGATAAAACAAACAAAACAAAGGTAAACAAGAGACGAACAAAGGTGAACAAGAGCTTACCATAAGTAAAACAAGAAATCCTTGATTTAGTGGATAAATTCATTAGCCTAGAAAATGTTCATGGCTACATACCTATTGTGGGTTATTAATAAATGAGTCCAATAATAATAGATATCAGTTATTTCTACAAATTAGGAATATGAAAAAGTTTGTAATTGATTTATCTAAAAGAGCTGGAAATTTTTTACTTATAAATTTTCGTAAAGATTCTGATCTTTTTAGATTAAGGGGAACTAGTAAAGAAATTGTCACGAAATATGATAAAATGTCAGACGAGATGATCTTAAAAGCTCTTATTAAGAAATTTCCAGAATATAATATAATAACTGAAGAGAGTGGTATTAGAAATAAAAACTCTGAATTTACTTGGATTGTAGACTCATTAGATGGAAGTAGCAATTTCGCTGCTGGCAATCCATTTTTTTCAATATCTATCGCTCTTTTACATTATGATAAGCCAATACTAGGCGTTTCTTATGCTCCTTTTTTAAAAGAACTTTTTGTGGCTGAAGAAGGAAAAGGCTCTTTGTTGAATGGAAAAATCATACATGTATCAGATATCGAAAAACTTGAAAAAAGTTATTTTGTCTGGTGTGAAGGTGCTGGAAGTAATTTACGTATGAGTAAAATTAACTCAGTTCTGCACCCGATAATAAAAGATTTACGTAAATTAGGTTCTGGTTCATTAGAATGCGCTTGGGTTGCTTCTGGTAGAGCAGAAGCTTATGTAACAACACAAATAGACCCCTGGGATGTCGCAGCAGGTGTTATATTAGTTTTAGAAGCTGGAGGAAAGGTTACAAATTTTAAAGGAGATGATTGGAAACATGTAAGAACTGATTTCATTTCTTCTAATACGAAAGTTCACAATGATATCCTTGAAATTATGAAAAATATAGAGTAACTACTCTATGAGTATCAGGTTCAGCTTTATCTTGAGAAGGCTGTTTAGTTTCAATGTTAGATTGACAAGTTTTGGCTTCACCTTTATCAACTTCTTTGCTCTTTGGTTTTAAAAGAACCGCAATAACAATTAAAATACCAAGAAAGATGATGATTGTAAAAGTGTAACGAGTTAACGAATCTACTTTGTTAAAGTAAAATGGATTATCGTAAATTGTAAAAATTAGGGATATTATTCCAAAACCAATTAGAAACATACCAAATACGAACGTTCTCCAAAGATTTGATGATTTTTCCTTTATTCGTGAAATACACATTATTTCATTTCTTAGTTGGTTACATTTTTAAAACTATGGTGTTATGTTTTTGTAATTTTCGCAGTCCGTATCGAGGTTGATTGAGGATTTGCTTTTACAAGTTTATTTTCTCAAAAGTATACACATAGTTAATATACACCATTTTGAGAAAAATGTAGGTATAAGAGAGAAGAATTATTTTTATAAAGATTTAATTTCATTCCTCTCTATTTTCTTCATAAATGTTAAAGATAGAGTCAGATAGACTGGTTCCCGTTGACTGGGATTATTATACAAAAGAAATTAGCCGTGGGTTCAATCTAACTCTAAAGTGGATCGTTGCAAGAAATCTTCTCGAACTTACTAGATTGCTTACCAACCCATCAGATTGCCCTACATTCGCAAGATTATGGTATGGGGTTAAAGCCGAAGATATGGTTGTAAGACAACAAATGTTTGCTATGCAGACCATAGCTTCAACCATTGAACTAACTGAAAACTTCGCTGCGATGTGCTTTGCTTACGCTGAAGCAGTTAAGAATGGGGCTAAATTTTTACCTTTACTCTTAAGAGACTTTGGCAACAAGAAGAAAGCAAAACAATATCGAGGCACAAGCATTAATTGGTCTTTTGGCACAGCTAATAAACTTTTTAATGAAATGTTGAAGTCTGGAAATGCTTTGAGAAAGTATTTAGCTTGTCAAGACGAATCTTTAGGCGCCCTTGGATTTAAGAGAAATGTAATCAAAAAGATTGTTGAATTCAGGGAGAAATATGGAATTTGGTATAACAAATTCAAGCATACTAATTCTGTTTGGGCATTCAAGGGACTTTTTAACGTTCCTGGAATTTTATCAATTCTTCATCGAATACCTGATCACCTTAAATGGTCAAACAAGAAAGTCACTTTCAAAGACGAACCTATCTTCGAATCGATCACAAAAGACGAAAGCGCAGTGCTAGGGATTAGAGTATCACACCTTCAAATAGACTCATTTCTTACTGCATATCAGAATCTTGATGATGTAGCAGTTATATTGGGTCTCTTAGAAGATTTTTGGCAACCAATAAAGGAAAAACAACATAATGCTCTTTTTAGGACCACCATAAGTGAATAATATGGTAATTGAAGTGTCAGAACTAAAGAACTTGGTCCATAATGCCATTAGGAAAACGATCAACAAGTTCAGGGAATATCCTTATCTCTTCAGGTCTTTCCGTTAACGCTTTATGTGCCGAAGGCACTCAAAGGGTTATGCCGAGGGTGGGATTTGAACCCACGACACTCCGGTCTTCAGCCGGATGCTCTCCTTCGCCTTTTTAAATCAGGCTGAGCTACCTCGGCACGGTTCTGGGGAGCTAGATTTACTTATTAAATTTATATTTTAAAGAACTAATATAAAATTCTTGTAAGTTTTTTATTATATCAATTTGATAAGAAGGTG
This genomic window from Candidatus Methylarchaceae archaeon HK02M2 contains:
- a CDS encoding inositol monophosphatase codes for the protein MKKFVIDLSKRAGNFLLINFRKDSDLFRLRGTSKEIVTKYDKMSDEMILKALIKKFPEYNIITEESGIRNKNSEFTWIVDSLDGSSNFAAGNPFFSISIALLHYDKPILGVSYAPFLKELFVAEEGKGSLLNGKIIHVSDIEKLEKSYFVWCEGAGSNLRMSKINSVLHPIIKDLRKLGSGSLECAWVASGRAEAYVTTQIDPWDVAAGVILVLEAGGKVTNFKGDDWKHVRTDFISSNTKVHNDILEIMKNIE